A genomic stretch from Carassius auratus strain Wakin chromosome 35, ASM336829v1, whole genome shotgun sequence includes:
- the LOC113054603 gene encoding LOW QUALITY PROTEIN: proliferating cell nuclear antigen-like (The sequence of the model RefSeq protein was modified relative to this genomic sequence to represent the inferred CDS: deleted 1 base in 1 codon) has protein sequence MFEARLVQGSILKKVLEALKDLITEACWDVSSSGISLQSMDSSHVSLVQLTLRSDGFDSYRCDRNLAMGVNLSSMSKILKCAGNEDIITLRAEDNADSLALVFETLNQEKVSDYEMKLMDLDVEQLGIPEQEYSCVVKMPSGEFARICRDLSQIGDAVMISCAKDGVKFSASGELGTGNVKLSQTSNVDKEDEAVTIEMNEPVQLIFALNYLNFFTKATPLSKTVTLSMSADIPLVVEYKIADMGHVKYYLAPKIDEESS, from the exons ATGTTTGAGGCACGTCTCGTTCAAGGATCAATCCTTAAGAAGGTTCTGGAGGCTCTGAAAGACCTCATCACCGAAGCCTGCTGGGATGTCAGCTCCTCGGGCATCTCGCTGCAGAGCATGGATTCATCTCATGTGTCC CTGGTGCAGCTGACGCTCCGGAGCGATGGGTTCGACTCCTACCGCTGCGACAGAAACCTGGCCATGGGTGTCAATTTGAGCAG CATGTCAAAGATTCTGAAGTGTGCTGGGAATGAAGATATCATCACACTTAGGGCAGAAGACAATGCAGACTCTTTGGCACTTGTCTTTGAAACACTCA ATCAGGAGAAAGTGTCGGACTATGAGATGAAACTGATGGATCTGGATGTGGAGCAGCTAGGGATTCCA GAGCAGGAATACAGCTGTGTGGTGAAGATGCCCTCTGGTGAGTTTGCCCGTATCTGTAGGGATCTGTCACAGATCGGTGATGCTGTCATGATCTCTTGTGCCAAGGATGGTGTGAAGTTCTCTGCCAGCGGAGAGCTGGGCACAGGCAACGTCAAGCTCTCACAGACCAGCAATGTCGACAAGGAGGATGAAGCG GTGACGATTGAGATGAATGAGCCTGTGCAGCTCATTTTTGCTTTGAACTACCTGAACTTCTTCACCAAGGCCACTCCTTTGTCCAAAACAGTCACACTCAGCATGTCCGCAGACATTCCACTAG TGGTAGAGTACAAGATTGCAGACATGGGACACGTCAAATACTACCTGGCACCCAAGATTGATGAAGAATCATCTTAA
- the LOC113054595 gene encoding zinc-binding protein A33-like isoform X2 codes for MSNNLPTPDKMDKQKLRAEISPRVSNSSAQRLSRDLTCSICLDLFKQPVSLPCDHTFCKACITSYWGGPRGKVHCGSGSCPQCRKVFPGQSYRPNRIVANIVESYCQGIKESGDQLTGLSADTVPPTPLCNRHREELKLFCEEDQELVCLVCGISQDHRAHTLVCLQDAQKRYRASLTTSANALQKELNSALECEKETEEEVKKLKDHTADLKQRIEAQFSELHQFLYQEEKLLQVKLKTEERRELIRLDEHKALLSVEISRLRRAMNDIEDKLSENDPHRLLRSIKGLPQRQPLKFEKPALKPPRLCEGRFAGPLQYRVWKSLKGSIYPVPSAITFNSKTANPWLSLTSSLTCVRYQTFNSAVQDNPQRFNAALSLLGSQGFTKGRHYWEVEVYSSTVWTVGAARESVTRKGVINTMPANGFWTLSLSYGVQYMAGTSPPTLLSLEEPLARIGVYLDYKRGLVSFYNAESMTHLYTFKDTFTETLYPYFNLGFLDKVHENEPLKVFLPKI; via the exons ATGTCCAACAATCTTCCCACACCGGACAAAATGGACAAGCAAAAACTGAGAGCTGAAATCAGTCCTCGAGTGTCCAATAGCTCTGCGCAGCGCCTAAGCAGGGATCTCACCTGCTCCATCTGCTTGGACCTGTTCAAGCAACCGGTTTCCTTGCCCTGCGACCACACTTTCTGCAAGGCCTGCATTACGAGTTACTGGGGCGGTCCTCGTGGAAAAGTCCACTGTGGATCTGGTTCCTGTCCTCAGTGCCGGAAAGTTTTTCCAGGCCAGAGCTACAGACCCAACCGTATTGTGGCCAACATTGTGGAGAGCTACTGCCAAGGGATCAAGGAAAGTGGGGATCAGCTGACCGGGTTATCAGCAGACACAGTTCCCCCGACCCCGCTTTGCAACCGACACAGAGAAGAGCTGAAGCTGTTTTGCGAGGAAGACCAGGAGCTGGTGTGTCTGGTGTGTGGGATCTCTCAGGATCACCGGGCTCACACGCTGGTGTGTCTGCAAGATGCACAGAAGAGATACAGG GCTTCTCTGACTACTTCAGCAAATGCTCTTCAAAAAGAGCTCAACAGTGCTCTAGAGTGTGAGAAAGAGACTGAAGAGGAGGTGAAGAAACTGAAG GACCACACTGCAGATCTGAAGCAGAGGATAGAGGCGCAGTTCAGCGAGCTTCATCAGTTCCTGTACCAGGAAGAGAAACTCCTGCAAGTCAAGCTGAAGACGGAGGAACGGCGAGAGCTGATAAGGCTTGATGAGCACAAGGCCCTACTCAGTGTGGAGATATCACGCCTTCGCAGAGCCATGAATGACATCGAGGACAAACTCAGTGAAAATGATCCTCACAGACTACTCAGG AGTATAAAGGGCCTGCCTCAAAG GCAGCCACTGAAGTTTGAGAAGCCGGCACTGAAGCCTCCCAGACTGTGTGAGGGCCGCTTCGCTGGGCCCCTGCAGTACAGAGTGTGGAAGTCACTGAAGGGAAGCATCTATCCAG TTCCCTCAGCCATCACATTTAACTCCAAAACAGCGAACCCCTGGCTCAGTCTTACATCTTCACTCACCTGTGTGCGCTACCAGACCTTCAACAGCGCGGTGCAGGACAATCCCCAGCGATTCAACGCCGCGCTCTCTCTCTTGGGCAGTCAAGGGTTCACTAAAGGCCGCCACTACTGGGAGGTGGAGGTGTACAGCAGCACCGTGTGGACCGTGGGAGCTGCTCGTGAATCCGTCACGAGAAAAGGTGTCATCAATACCATGCCTGCCAACGGCTTCTGGACGCTCTCACTATCATATGGAGTTCAGTATATGGCCGGGACGTCTCCGCCAACAttgctgtctttggaggagcCACTGGCGAGGATCGGCGTGTATCTGGACTACAAAAGAGGCCTGGTGTCCTTCTACAATGCCGAGAGCATGACGCACCTCTACACCTTCAAGGACACCTTCACTGAGACCCTCTACCCTTATTTTAACCTCGGCTTCCTGGATAAAGTGCACGAAAATGAGCCTCTTAAAGTGTTTCTACCTAAAATCTGA
- the LOC113054595 gene encoding zinc-binding protein A33-like isoform X1, whose amino-acid sequence MSNNLPTPDKMDKQKLRAEISPRVSNSSAQRLSRDLTCSICLDLFKQPVSLPCDHTFCKACITSYWGGPRGKVHCGSGSCPQCRKVFPGQSYRPNRIVANIVESYCQGIKESGDQLTGLSADTVPPTPLCNRHREELKLFCEEDQELVCLVCGISQDHRAHTLVCLQDAQKRYRASLTTSANALQKELNSALECEKETEEEVKKLKDHTADLKQRIEAQFSELHQFLYQEEKLLQVKLKTEERRELIRLDEHKALLSVEISRLRRAMNDIEDKLSENDPHRLLRSIKGLPQSRQPLKFEKPALKPPRLCEGRFAGPLQYRVWKSLKGSIYPVPSAITFNSKTANPWLSLTSSLTCVRYQTFNSAVQDNPQRFNAALSLLGSQGFTKGRHYWEVEVYSSTVWTVGAARESVTRKGVINTMPANGFWTLSLSYGVQYMAGTSPPTLLSLEEPLARIGVYLDYKRGLVSFYNAESMTHLYTFKDTFTETLYPYFNLGFLDKVHENEPLKVFLPKI is encoded by the exons ATGTCCAACAATCTTCCCACACCGGACAAAATGGACAAGCAAAAACTGAGAGCTGAAATCAGTCCTCGAGTGTCCAATAGCTCTGCGCAGCGCCTAAGCAGGGATCTCACCTGCTCCATCTGCTTGGACCTGTTCAAGCAACCGGTTTCCTTGCCCTGCGACCACACTTTCTGCAAGGCCTGCATTACGAGTTACTGGGGCGGTCCTCGTGGAAAAGTCCACTGTGGATCTGGTTCCTGTCCTCAGTGCCGGAAAGTTTTTCCAGGCCAGAGCTACAGACCCAACCGTATTGTGGCCAACATTGTGGAGAGCTACTGCCAAGGGATCAAGGAAAGTGGGGATCAGCTGACCGGGTTATCAGCAGACACAGTTCCCCCGACCCCGCTTTGCAACCGACACAGAGAAGAGCTGAAGCTGTTTTGCGAGGAAGACCAGGAGCTGGTGTGTCTGGTGTGTGGGATCTCTCAGGATCACCGGGCTCACACGCTGGTGTGTCTGCAAGATGCACAGAAGAGATACAGG GCTTCTCTGACTACTTCAGCAAATGCTCTTCAAAAAGAGCTCAACAGTGCTCTAGAGTGTGAGAAAGAGACTGAAGAGGAGGTGAAGAAACTGAAG GACCACACTGCAGATCTGAAGCAGAGGATAGAGGCGCAGTTCAGCGAGCTTCATCAGTTCCTGTACCAGGAAGAGAAACTCCTGCAAGTCAAGCTGAAGACGGAGGAACGGCGAGAGCTGATAAGGCTTGATGAGCACAAGGCCCTACTCAGTGTGGAGATATCACGCCTTCGCAGAGCCATGAATGACATCGAGGACAAACTCAGTGAAAATGATCCTCACAGACTACTCAGG AGTATAAAGGGCCTGCCTCAAAG CAGGCAGCCACTGAAGTTTGAGAAGCCGGCACTGAAGCCTCCCAGACTGTGTGAGGGCCGCTTCGCTGGGCCCCTGCAGTACAGAGTGTGGAAGTCACTGAAGGGAAGCATCTATCCAG TTCCCTCAGCCATCACATTTAACTCCAAAACAGCGAACCCCTGGCTCAGTCTTACATCTTCACTCACCTGTGTGCGCTACCAGACCTTCAACAGCGCGGTGCAGGACAATCCCCAGCGATTCAACGCCGCGCTCTCTCTCTTGGGCAGTCAAGGGTTCACTAAAGGCCGCCACTACTGGGAGGTGGAGGTGTACAGCAGCACCGTGTGGACCGTGGGAGCTGCTCGTGAATCCGTCACGAGAAAAGGTGTCATCAATACCATGCCTGCCAACGGCTTCTGGACGCTCTCACTATCATATGGAGTTCAGTATATGGCCGGGACGTCTCCGCCAACAttgctgtctttggaggagcCACTGGCGAGGATCGGCGTGTATCTGGACTACAAAAGAGGCCTGGTGTCCTTCTACAATGCCGAGAGCATGACGCACCTCTACACCTTCAAGGACACCTTCACTGAGACCCTCTACCCTTATTTTAACCTCGGCTTCCTGGATAAAGTGCACGAAAATGAGCCTCTTAAAGTGTTTCTACCTAAAATCTGA